From a region of the Desmodus rotundus isolate HL8 chromosome 7, HLdesRot8A.1, whole genome shotgun sequence genome:
- the FAM219B gene encoding protein FAM219B isoform X2 — MATKEASWHAPPASTSGPPPGGAPGHVARAAGPFSGRSGRGVARLGGRTQAAVEKRGPYLVMRVPSIQAKLQKHRDLAKAVLRRKGMLGASPNRPDSSGTRSVKFNKGYTALRQSPDESLVSFNSDSDGELESRYSSGYSSAEVNRDVSRQLLQDGYRLDETPDDEDLDLIPPKPVASSACSCSWCCLGDSFSCTLQ; from the exons ATGGCTACCAAGGAGGCCAGCTGGCATGCGCCGCCTGCCTCTACCTCTGGACCTCCGCCCGGCGGGGCTCCAGGCCACGTGGCACGAGCTGCCGGGCCGTTCTCCGGCCGAAGCGGCCGCGGAGTCGCCCGACTGGGGGGACGGACCCAGGCGGCTGTGGAGAAGCGGGGGCCGTACCTGGTGATGCGCGTGCCTTCCATTCAGGCCAAACTGC AGAAGCACCGGGACCTGGCCAAGGCAGTTCTGCGCAGAAAAGGCATGCTGGGGGCCTCGCCGAACCGCCCCGACTCTTCAGGGACAAG GTCAGTGAAGTTTAACAAGGGCTATACTGCTCTTCGTCAGAGTCCTGATGAAAGTCTGGTGTCCTTCAACTCTGACAG tgATGGGGAGCTGGAGTCCAGATACTCTTCCGGGTACTCCTCTGCAGAG GTGAACCGGGATGTGAGCCGCCAGCTACTGCAGGACGGGTATCGCCTGGACGAGACTCCAGATGATGAGGACTTGGACCTCATTCCCCCCAAGCCGGTGGCCTCCTCggcctgctcctgctcctggtgCTGCCTCGGGGACTCTTTTTCTTGTACCCTGCAGTAG
- the MPI gene encoding mannose-6-phosphate isomerase isoform X4, which produces MAAPRGGLYVRVQSMEGVGRVLGTLSDLTVFPLSCVVQQYAWGKMGSTSEVARLLASSDPLARISEDQPYAELWMGAHPRGDAKILDNRISQKTLGQWIAENQDCLGSKVKDTFNGKLPFLFKVLSVGTALSIQAHPHKELAEKLHLQAPQHYPDANHKPEMAIALTSFQGLCGFRPVEEIVTFLTKVPEFQFLIGDDATAQLQQSLSQDSQAVAAALRSCFSHLMKNEKKVVVEQLNLLVKRISQQDCVECMACSDNTVRAGLTPKFIDVPTLCDMLSYTPSPSKDRLFTPARSQEDPCVSLYDPPVPDFTVMKIEVPGSVPEYKVLAVDSASILLVVQGTVAASTPTAQAVIPLQRGRVLFIGANESVSLKLTEPKDLLIFRACCLL; this is translated from the exons ATGGCCGCTCCGCGAGGTGGGCTGTACGTCAGAGTGCAGTCGATGGAGGGGGTGGGTCGCGTCCTGGGGACACTTTCCGACTTGACAG TGTTCCCACTTTCCTGCGTGGTGCAGCAGTACGCCTGGGGGAAGATGGGATCTACCAGTGAAGTGGCTCGGCTGCTGGCCAGCAGTGACCCGCTGGCCCGAATCTCCGAGGACCAGCCATATGCAGAG CTGTGGATGGGGGCCCACCCCCGGGGAGATGCCAAAATTCTTGACAATCGCATCTCGCAGAAGACCTTAGGCCAGTGGATCGCGGAGAACCAGGACTGCTTGGGTTCAAAGGTCAAGGACACCTTTAATGGCAAGTTGCCCTTCCTCTTCAAAGTGCTCTCAGTTGGAACAGCCCTCTCCATCCAGGCGCACCCTCACAAG GAACTGGCAGAGAAGCTGCACCTCCAGGCTCCACAGCACTACCCTGATGCCAACCATAAGCCAGAAATGGCCATTGCCCTCACTTCTTTTCAGGGCTTGTGTGGCTTCCGGCCAGTTGAGGAAATTGTGACCTTTCTGACAA AGGTGCCTGAGTTCCAGTTCCTAATTGGAGATGATGCAACTGCACAGCTGCAGCAGAGTCTGAGCCAGGACTCCCAGGCCGTGGCCGCTGCTCTGCGGAGTTGTTTCTCCCACCTGATGAAGAACGAGAAGAAGGTGGTGGTGGAACAGCTCAACCTCTTGGTGAAGCGGATCTCCCAGCAAG ACTGCGTGGAATGCATGGCGTGCTCAGATAACACAGTCCGCGCTGGCCTGACACCCAAGTTCATCGATGTGCCCACTCTGTGTGACATGCTCAGCTAtacccccagccccagcaaggACAGGCTCTTTACTCCAGCGCGCAGTCAGGAAGACCCCTGCGTTTCCCTCTATGACCCCCCCGTACCAGACTTCACGGTTATGAAGATAGAG GTCCCTGGCTCGGTCCCTGAGTACAAGGTCTTGGCAGTGGACTCCGCCAGCATCCTCCTGGTGGTGCAGGGCACAGTGGCAGCCAGcacccccacagcccaggcagtAATCCCCCTGCAGCGTGGCAGGGTACTCTTCATCGGGGCCAATGAGAGTGTCTCGCTGAAGCTCACAGAGCCCAAGGACCTGCTGATATTCCGTGCCTGCTGTCTGCTGTAG
- the FAM219B gene encoding protein FAM219B isoform X1, whose amino-acid sequence MATKEASWHAPPASTSGPPPGGAPGHVARAAGPFSGRSGRGVARLGGRTQAAVEKRGPYLVMRVPSIQAKLQKHRDLAKAVLRRKGMLGASPNRPDSSGTRSVKFNKGYTALRQSPDESLVSFNSDSDGELESRYSSGYSSAEQVNRDVSRQLLQDGYRLDETPDDEDLDLIPPKPVASSACSCSWCCLGDSFSCTLQ is encoded by the exons ATGGCTACCAAGGAGGCCAGCTGGCATGCGCCGCCTGCCTCTACCTCTGGACCTCCGCCCGGCGGGGCTCCAGGCCACGTGGCACGAGCTGCCGGGCCGTTCTCCGGCCGAAGCGGCCGCGGAGTCGCCCGACTGGGGGGACGGACCCAGGCGGCTGTGGAGAAGCGGGGGCCGTACCTGGTGATGCGCGTGCCTTCCATTCAGGCCAAACTGC AGAAGCACCGGGACCTGGCCAAGGCAGTTCTGCGCAGAAAAGGCATGCTGGGGGCCTCGCCGAACCGCCCCGACTCTTCAGGGACAAG GTCAGTGAAGTTTAACAAGGGCTATACTGCTCTTCGTCAGAGTCCTGATGAAAGTCTGGTGTCCTTCAACTCTGACAG tgATGGGGAGCTGGAGTCCAGATACTCTTCCGGGTACTCCTCTGCAGAG CAGGTGAACCGGGATGTGAGCCGCCAGCTACTGCAGGACGGGTATCGCCTGGACGAGACTCCAGATGATGAGGACTTGGACCTCATTCCCCCCAAGCCGGTGGCCTCCTCggcctgctcctgctcctggtgCTGCCTCGGGGACTCTTTTTCTTGTACCCTGCAGTAG
- the MPI gene encoding mannose-6-phosphate isomerase isoform X3: protein MGSTSEVARLLASSDPLARISEDQPYAELWMGAHPRGDAKILDNRISQKTLGQWIAENQDCLGSKVKDTFNGKLPFLFKVLSVGTALSIQAHPHKELAEKLHLQAPQHYPDANHKPEMAIALTSFQGLCGFRPVEEIVTFLTKVPEFQFLIGDDATAQLQQSLSQDSQAVAAALRSCFSHLMKNEKKVVVEQLNLLVKRISQQVAAGNNVEDVCGELLLQLHQQYPGDIGCFAIYFLNLLILKPGEAMFLEANVPHAYLEGDCVECMACSDNTVRAGLTPKFIDVPTLCDMLSYTPSPSKDRLFTPARSQEDPCVSLYDPPVPDFTVMKIEVPGSVPEYKVLAVDSASILLVVQGTVAASTPTAQAVIPLQRGRVLFIGANESVSLKLTEPKDLLIFRACCLL, encoded by the exons ATGGGATCTACCAGTGAAGTGGCTCGGCTGCTGGCCAGCAGTGACCCGCTGGCCCGAATCTCCGAGGACCAGCCATATGCAGAG CTGTGGATGGGGGCCCACCCCCGGGGAGATGCCAAAATTCTTGACAATCGCATCTCGCAGAAGACCTTAGGCCAGTGGATCGCGGAGAACCAGGACTGCTTGGGTTCAAAGGTCAAGGACACCTTTAATGGCAAGTTGCCCTTCCTCTTCAAAGTGCTCTCAGTTGGAACAGCCCTCTCCATCCAGGCGCACCCTCACAAG GAACTGGCAGAGAAGCTGCACCTCCAGGCTCCACAGCACTACCCTGATGCCAACCATAAGCCAGAAATGGCCATTGCCCTCACTTCTTTTCAGGGCTTGTGTGGCTTCCGGCCAGTTGAGGAAATTGTGACCTTTCTGACAA AGGTGCCTGAGTTCCAGTTCCTAATTGGAGATGATGCAACTGCACAGCTGCAGCAGAGTCTGAGCCAGGACTCCCAGGCCGTGGCCGCTGCTCTGCGGAGTTGTTTCTCCCACCTGATGAAGAACGAGAAGAAGGTGGTGGTGGAACAGCTCAACCTCTTGGTGAAGCGGATCTCCCAGCAAG TGGCTGCTGGGAACAATGTGGAAGATGTCTGTGGGGAGCTTTTGCTGCAGCTGCACCAGCAGTACCCAGGGGATATCGGATGCTTTGCCATCTACTTCCTTAACCTGCTTATCCTGAAGCCAGGGGAAGCCATGTTTCTAGAGGCCAACGTACCCCACGCCTACCTGGAAGGAG ACTGCGTGGAATGCATGGCGTGCTCAGATAACACAGTCCGCGCTGGCCTGACACCCAAGTTCATCGATGTGCCCACTCTGTGTGACATGCTCAGCTAtacccccagccccagcaaggACAGGCTCTTTACTCCAGCGCGCAGTCAGGAAGACCCCTGCGTTTCCCTCTATGACCCCCCCGTACCAGACTTCACGGTTATGAAGATAGAG GTCCCTGGCTCGGTCCCTGAGTACAAGGTCTTGGCAGTGGACTCCGCCAGCATCCTCCTGGTGGTGCAGGGCACAGTGGCAGCCAGcacccccacagcccaggcagtAATCCCCCTGCAGCGTGGCAGGGTACTCTTCATCGGGGCCAATGAGAGTGTCTCGCTGAAGCTCACAGAGCCCAAGGACCTGCTGATATTCCGTGCCTGCTGTCTGCTGTAG
- the MPI gene encoding mannose-6-phosphate isomerase isoform X1, whose translation MAAPRGGLYVRVQSMEGVGRVLGTLSDLTVFPLSCVVQQYAWGKMGSTSEVARLLASSDPLARISEDQPYAELWMGAHPRGDAKILDNRISQKTLGQWIAENQDCLGSKVKDTFNGKLPFLFKVLSVGTALSIQAHPHKELAEKLHLQAPQHYPDANHKPEMAIALTSFQGLCGFRPVEEIVTFLTKVPEFQFLIGDDATAQLQQSLSQDSQAVAAALRSCFSHLMKNEKKVVVEQLNLLVKRISQQVAAGNNVEDVCGELLLQLHQQYPGDIGCFAIYFLNLLILKPGEAMFLEANVPHAYLEGDCVECMACSDNTVRAGLTPKFIDVPTLCDMLSYTPSPSKDRLFTPARSQEDPCVSLYDPPVPDFTVMKIEVPGSVPEYKVLAVDSASILLVVQGTVAASTPTAQAVIPLQRGRVLFIGANESVSLKLTEPKDLLIFRACCLL comes from the exons ATGGCCGCTCCGCGAGGTGGGCTGTACGTCAGAGTGCAGTCGATGGAGGGGGTGGGTCGCGTCCTGGGGACACTTTCCGACTTGACAG TGTTCCCACTTTCCTGCGTGGTGCAGCAGTACGCCTGGGGGAAGATGGGATCTACCAGTGAAGTGGCTCGGCTGCTGGCCAGCAGTGACCCGCTGGCCCGAATCTCCGAGGACCAGCCATATGCAGAG CTGTGGATGGGGGCCCACCCCCGGGGAGATGCCAAAATTCTTGACAATCGCATCTCGCAGAAGACCTTAGGCCAGTGGATCGCGGAGAACCAGGACTGCTTGGGTTCAAAGGTCAAGGACACCTTTAATGGCAAGTTGCCCTTCCTCTTCAAAGTGCTCTCAGTTGGAACAGCCCTCTCCATCCAGGCGCACCCTCACAAG GAACTGGCAGAGAAGCTGCACCTCCAGGCTCCACAGCACTACCCTGATGCCAACCATAAGCCAGAAATGGCCATTGCCCTCACTTCTTTTCAGGGCTTGTGTGGCTTCCGGCCAGTTGAGGAAATTGTGACCTTTCTGACAA AGGTGCCTGAGTTCCAGTTCCTAATTGGAGATGATGCAACTGCACAGCTGCAGCAGAGTCTGAGCCAGGACTCCCAGGCCGTGGCCGCTGCTCTGCGGAGTTGTTTCTCCCACCTGATGAAGAACGAGAAGAAGGTGGTGGTGGAACAGCTCAACCTCTTGGTGAAGCGGATCTCCCAGCAAG TGGCTGCTGGGAACAATGTGGAAGATGTCTGTGGGGAGCTTTTGCTGCAGCTGCACCAGCAGTACCCAGGGGATATCGGATGCTTTGCCATCTACTTCCTTAACCTGCTTATCCTGAAGCCAGGGGAAGCCATGTTTCTAGAGGCCAACGTACCCCACGCCTACCTGGAAGGAG ACTGCGTGGAATGCATGGCGTGCTCAGATAACACAGTCCGCGCTGGCCTGACACCCAAGTTCATCGATGTGCCCACTCTGTGTGACATGCTCAGCTAtacccccagccccagcaaggACAGGCTCTTTACTCCAGCGCGCAGTCAGGAAGACCCCTGCGTTTCCCTCTATGACCCCCCCGTACCAGACTTCACGGTTATGAAGATAGAG GTCCCTGGCTCGGTCCCTGAGTACAAGGTCTTGGCAGTGGACTCCGCCAGCATCCTCCTGGTGGTGCAGGGCACAGTGGCAGCCAGcacccccacagcccaggcagtAATCCCCCTGCAGCGTGGCAGGGTACTCTTCATCGGGGCCAATGAGAGTGTCTCGCTGAAGCTCACAGAGCCCAAGGACCTGCTGATATTCCGTGCCTGCTGTCTGCTGTAG
- the MPI gene encoding mannose-6-phosphate isomerase isoform X2: MAAPRVFPLSCVVQQYAWGKMGSTSEVARLLASSDPLARISEDQPYAELWMGAHPRGDAKILDNRISQKTLGQWIAENQDCLGSKVKDTFNGKLPFLFKVLSVGTALSIQAHPHKELAEKLHLQAPQHYPDANHKPEMAIALTSFQGLCGFRPVEEIVTFLTKVPEFQFLIGDDATAQLQQSLSQDSQAVAAALRSCFSHLMKNEKKVVVEQLNLLVKRISQQVAAGNNVEDVCGELLLQLHQQYPGDIGCFAIYFLNLLILKPGEAMFLEANVPHAYLEGDCVECMACSDNTVRAGLTPKFIDVPTLCDMLSYTPSPSKDRLFTPARSQEDPCVSLYDPPVPDFTVMKIEVPGSVPEYKVLAVDSASILLVVQGTVAASTPTAQAVIPLQRGRVLFIGANESVSLKLTEPKDLLIFRACCLL, encoded by the exons ATGGCCGCTCCGCGAG TGTTCCCACTTTCCTGCGTGGTGCAGCAGTACGCCTGGGGGAAGATGGGATCTACCAGTGAAGTGGCTCGGCTGCTGGCCAGCAGTGACCCGCTGGCCCGAATCTCCGAGGACCAGCCATATGCAGAG CTGTGGATGGGGGCCCACCCCCGGGGAGATGCCAAAATTCTTGACAATCGCATCTCGCAGAAGACCTTAGGCCAGTGGATCGCGGAGAACCAGGACTGCTTGGGTTCAAAGGTCAAGGACACCTTTAATGGCAAGTTGCCCTTCCTCTTCAAAGTGCTCTCAGTTGGAACAGCCCTCTCCATCCAGGCGCACCCTCACAAG GAACTGGCAGAGAAGCTGCACCTCCAGGCTCCACAGCACTACCCTGATGCCAACCATAAGCCAGAAATGGCCATTGCCCTCACTTCTTTTCAGGGCTTGTGTGGCTTCCGGCCAGTTGAGGAAATTGTGACCTTTCTGACAA AGGTGCCTGAGTTCCAGTTCCTAATTGGAGATGATGCAACTGCACAGCTGCAGCAGAGTCTGAGCCAGGACTCCCAGGCCGTGGCCGCTGCTCTGCGGAGTTGTTTCTCCCACCTGATGAAGAACGAGAAGAAGGTGGTGGTGGAACAGCTCAACCTCTTGGTGAAGCGGATCTCCCAGCAAG TGGCTGCTGGGAACAATGTGGAAGATGTCTGTGGGGAGCTTTTGCTGCAGCTGCACCAGCAGTACCCAGGGGATATCGGATGCTTTGCCATCTACTTCCTTAACCTGCTTATCCTGAAGCCAGGGGAAGCCATGTTTCTAGAGGCCAACGTACCCCACGCCTACCTGGAAGGAG ACTGCGTGGAATGCATGGCGTGCTCAGATAACACAGTCCGCGCTGGCCTGACACCCAAGTTCATCGATGTGCCCACTCTGTGTGACATGCTCAGCTAtacccccagccccagcaaggACAGGCTCTTTACTCCAGCGCGCAGTCAGGAAGACCCCTGCGTTTCCCTCTATGACCCCCCCGTACCAGACTTCACGGTTATGAAGATAGAG GTCCCTGGCTCGGTCCCTGAGTACAAGGTCTTGGCAGTGGACTCCGCCAGCATCCTCCTGGTGGTGCAGGGCACAGTGGCAGCCAGcacccccacagcccaggcagtAATCCCCCTGCAGCGTGGCAGGGTACTCTTCATCGGGGCCAATGAGAGTGTCTCGCTGAAGCTCACAGAGCCCAAGGACCTGCTGATATTCCGTGCCTGCTGTCTGCTGTAG